TCGACGGTTTCGCGTTGGGCCCCGTCGTGATCTCGACAATATCGCCCGTTTTGAGTTTGGTGGAAAGCGGAACGATCTTCATATTGATCTTTCCGCCGATGCATTTATTGCCGACGTCCGAGTGGATCGCGTAGGCGAAGTCGACGACGGTCGACCCGACGGGCAGGTTCTTGACGTCGCCCTGCGGCGTAAAGACGAAGACCTCGTCGTTAAACATTTCGGTTTTCAGCGCGTTGATGTACTCTTTGCTGTCTTCGACGTCCCCTTCGTGGAGCGCCATGACCTCGCGGATACATTCGATCTTTTCGTCGAGCGTTTTGTCCCTTTGTCCGTCTTTATACTTCCAATGCGCGGCGATGCCGTACTCGGCGAGGCGGTGCATTTCTTTCGTTCGAATTTGGACCTCGAAAGGCGCGCCGTAGGAATTCAGGACGGTCGTGTGGAGCGATTGATATTTATTTGCTTTCGGGGTCGCGATATAATCTTTGAAACGACCGGGAAGCGGCGTCCACATCGAGTGAACCACGCCGAGGACGTTATAGCAGTCCTTGACCGATTCCACGATGATTCGAACCGCGACGAGATCGTAGATCTGGTCGATCGAAGAATTCTGGCGAAGCATTTTCCTGTAAATGCTGTAAAAATGTTTCGCGCGCCCGTTGATCTCGTATTTGATATGCATCTCGTCCAGCTTCGCGGAGAGTTCCGCCGAGACCGTTCGGACGAACGTTTCCCTCTCTTCCTTTTTGGAAGCGATCAGGTTTACGAGGTCGTAGTACTCTTTCGGATAGAGATAGCGCATCGCGAGATCTTCGAGCTCTCCCTTGACCTGCGACATACCGAGACGGGCGGCGAGAGGCGCGTAGATCTCCATCGTCTCCTTCGCGATGGACTTCTGCGCTTCTTCGGGCTTGAACGCGAGCGAGCGCATATTGTGAAGCCTGTCGGCGAATTTTATGATGATGACGCGGACGTCTTTCGCCATCGCGAGAAGCATTTTGCGGAGATTTTCCGCTTGCGCCTGCTCCTTGCTCTTGAATTGCAGTTTATTGAGTTTCGTGACGCCTTCGACGAGCGAGGCGACCTCTTCGCCGAACCGCGCGACGACGTCTTCCCTCGTAAAGGAAGTGTCCTCGATCACGTCGTGCAAGAATCCCGCGGCGACGGAAGATGCGTCCATCCCGAGATCGATCAAGATATTCGCGACGTGACACGGATGCACGAAGTACGGTTCGCCGGACAAGCGAAGCTGCCCGTCGTGCGCCGATTTCGCAAATTCGAACGCGGAAAGAATCTGTTCGCATTGCGAAGCCGAATAATTCTTTTTGACCTTTTCGATAAGGTCGTTTTCGTTCAACAGTACTTTCGTCATATCGCGCCTTGATTTATTATACCACTTTTTTACGCTTTCGCCCTTTATTTTTTACTTTTCAACAATCGGACGAGGAAGACCGCTCCGATCGCGAGAATCGCGAGCGAAGAAGCAACGCCGCTCCACAACACGACGGACAGCGGAAGGATATACGCGCCCTTTTCCGCCCCCGCGATCGCAAGCGCGGTCAAGACGGAAAAACAAACGAACGCCGCCGCGGCGATCGAAAGTAAGACGATAAATAAAACCTTTTCGCGCGTCCGATTATTCAAAATAAATATCCAGCTCCTTTATTTTTTCGATCGAATCGTAGGCGGTTGCGCCGGAATCGAGAAGAGGCAAATAATAGGTCTCAATCTCGGTTTTCAATTCTTTGCTCGTCGAATCCGCTTTTACCTGCTCTTCGAAAGCGTATTGCGAATAGATCGTTCCGGAGCGCAAATTGCGATATCCGTACTCGGCGACGATCGCGCCGCTCACCATCGACGGTTCGCCCTCTTTCCTCAAAAAGGCGTTGCTCCCGAGAGAGATCGTGTAATCGGATAAAAATCCGCCGCGGAGATAGACGAGCCCGCAAATCGCGCCCGAAATAACCGTTCCCGAATGTTCTTGAACGGCGGCGGTATAAACGCTCTTTTCCGCGCCTCCCGCATTATATCCGACGATCCCGCCCACGAACGAGAAGCCGTTCTCCGCTTTGCTCTCCGCCTTGACCGCTTCGGTTTGGCGCGTCCTCGAAATGCGGCATCCTTGGGCGTTCCAAGCCGCGATCCCGCCCGCGTACGCGTTATGCGATTCGCTTTCGGCGGTAACCGTCCCTTCCGAGACGCATTCTTCGACCGAACTCGCCGAAGCGTACAAAGAATCGATCGAATTCACCGCGACGATCCCGCCCGCATAGGCGAAACCGTTTGCGGCGGCGGAAGAGATCGCCCCTTTATTTCTGCATTTTTCGACGCTGCCGACGTTTACGCAGACGACGCCCGCCGCATACGCGACGGAAATCCGATCGTTTTCCGTAAGTTCGGGCGCATTCAGGGCGGAAGAGATCTTCCCCGCGTTCTCCGCTTGATAGATCGCACCCGCGTTCTCCACCGCGATCCCCGCGACGTTCGGATTCCATTCTTTCAAAGAAGAGGTCTCGGTCAGGATCGCGTTCGCGTAAACGTCCGACACCGTGCCCCCGCGGTCGTTATACCCGACGATCCCCGCGACATCCGCGTTCAGAGCGTTTACGATGCCTTCCGAACGACAGCCGTTCAAGGTTCCCGTGTTTTTCCCGCAAACCGCTCCGAAATAGCAGTTGCCGCCTTCTTCCCCGCCGATCGTAAGATAATACATCACGTTACAGGAATCGATGACGCCTGCGTTCTCATCCGCGAGAAGTGATTGAAACTCTTTCTCTTTCCCGAGCGTTAGCTCGTCAGTGGCGACCGCGACCACGGCGATCTTCCCTTCGTTTTTGCCGATAACGCCGCCGCCTTGATATTCCTTTTCAAGCAAAAAATTCAAGTTTTCCATTTCACCCGAAAAGGTCTCGAAAAGAGGGGCTTTGAGTCGGATCGTATTTCCGTTTCCGTCGATCTTCGCGCGACTTTCCGCAAGTGTCTTCGAGACGGTGATCGTCCGTTCGAGACGGACGGAGCCGCCCGCGGACAGCGCCGCGACGAGTTCGCCTTCGGTTCGGACTTTATACGAGATGCCTTTGCCCGTTCCGAAAAACACGGTCGCGAACGCCGTTACGCAAGCGATCAGGACGCCGAGCGACAAAAGGACTGTCGCGGCGATCTCCGAACGCCTCTTTTCCGAAAAAGTCATCGGTTCCGCGGGAAGAATAAGTTCCTCTCCTTTTACGACGATGTTTTCGCCGAGACGGGTATAATAGATCCTGCTGATCGCGTTCAAATGCTTTTCCGCGCGGGGATAGACCGCATAGAGTTTTTTGAGTTTTTTCCTCTCTCCGAGGATCGCGAGCATTTCAAGCGGACCGACTTTCTCGCTCGTAAAGTAGCGCGCGGCTTTTCCCGCCGCTTTGATAAAGCGCTCGTCCGCTTCCTCGTCCCGTCCGCAGGGGATCTCCCCGGACGCTTTCATCATCGGGTCGAGATAGGCTTTGACGATCTTGCGCGCGCCGAACAGATAACACAAAGAAAGAAGAGGAAAACGATCGAACGTAACGGAAAAAACTTCGGCGTCCGCAAGAGCGCCGAAGGACGATGCGTCGTCCTTTTTCACGCATTCCAAAATTCGTTTCGCCTTTTCCCCGTCCATTATTTTTTCCTTTTCACTCCGCGATCCGCCGCCCACTTATCCAAGACGTCGAAAATATATTCTTCGTTCACCTTCTCTCCTTCGGTGATTTTGCGAAGGAGATCGGACGTCGCGGCGTAAGAAGCCGCAAGCTCTTCCAAACTCTTATTCTCCTTCTTGACGCCTTCTTCAAGCGCGGAGAACGAGCCTTTGATCGAATTGAGTTTGTCGGAATTCTCGCTGAGCGCGGCGGCTACGTCCTTATTGATGAAGTCCGCGACCCTCGTCACGCCCGCATTATAAGAAGCGACCGTCCTTTCAAGCTCTTTCAAATTATAATTCTTGCGCTTTTCGTCGAGCGTACTTTCCAGCTTTCCGATCTGCTCTTCCGCGTCGGATTCCAGTTTGGAAAGAGAGGAAAGCGTCCCGTCGAGCTTTTCAAACGTCGCGGAGAGTTTTTCGAGTTGCGCCTCGTACTTCTCGCTGCGGGAAAGAAACGCGTCGATCTCGTGAGAAAGGCTCTGCGCCTTTTCCGCTTCCTTCGTCAAGGTCTTGTAAATGCGGTCGAGATTACCCGTAACGTCCCCCTCGAACGCCTCCGAAAGCCTTCCGATATCCCCTTTCAGAGAATCGTAGGTATCCGCGAATTCGCGCAGGTTTTCCGTGACGGGGGTCAAGAGGTCGCGATATTCCTTAAACGCCTCGACAAGAGATTTAACGTCTTCCATCTTTCTTCTCCTTTTTCTTTTCCGCCCTGAGGGCTTTTCCGATCGATTCGTGCGCCTCTTTTAAGTAAAGCGCATCCTTTTTCAAAACCGCGTCGAAGACTTTCCTCGCCGCGCGATTGTCTTTGAGTTTATCATAAAAGCGAAGGATCCGATAATCGAGCTTTTCGCCGCCCTCGCCTTCTTCCATTGCGGAGACGAGGTCGGAAAGTTCTTTTTCCCCGCCGACGTCAAACGCGTCTTTCGCTTCGGGGATATATCCTTTCTCCCAGAAAGCCAGCCCCGCGCCTGCGTAGTCGCCGCGGGAAATGAAGTCGCGCCAGATCTCGATCTCCGCGACGGTTTTTTCCCTTTCCGCGTCGTTGATCAAAGCCGCCGCCGCTTGGAACGCGTTCTCATACTGCCCGCGCTTCTTGAATTCGTCGGCGCGGCGGGCGTACTCTTCCTGCTCCACGAGGGTGCTTCCGACCGTCTTTCGGATCTTTTCCGCCGCTTCTTCCGCCGTCAAAGTCGTAAAATTCTTTTTCATAAAATCCCCGAATAAAGGGATCTCGCCGTCCTCCGCGACGAAAAGATGGCGGCGCGCGCGGGAAACGCCGACGTAAAACAAATTGAAGTAATAGCGATAGACGCTGTTCTCATCCGCCGTCTTTCGGTCGATCTCAGTGCGCGCGAGGCGAGCGAATCGATCCTTATTGACGGAAAGGACGTTATAGAGGACGACGGTGTCGCGTTCGAGCCCCTTGATCTCCGAGACGGTCAGGATCTCCTTCCCGGGCAAAAGCGCGCGGAGTTTTTCCTTTTCTTCCTTCGTGGCGACGACGATCGTAAAGTTATCCGTCTTTTCCTTGCTTATCAGCGAAAGGAACGACCCCGTTTTGAAAGCGACGGCGAACGCGCCCTCTTCCGAAGAGACGGCTTCGGCGTTCAAAATAAAACCGTGTGAGCCGAAGATCGAGCGATTGAGCTCGGAAAGCGCGTGCGCGACGGAAGCGATCTCACGGCTGTTTCGATAGTTGTATTTGAGTTCCTTGACTTCGGTCACGTCCTTTTTATACAAAAAGTCTTTGAGCCGCGCGAAGGAAAAATAGGCGGGATTGACCATCTGCGAAGCGTCGCCCACGCAGAAAAGTTTGATCGCCGCTTTTCGGAAAAAGGCGAGTTGCGCCTCGGTAAAATCCTGCACCTCGTCTATGACCGCGAGAGAGTACGCGGGGATTCGGGTCGCTTCCGCGAGCCGCTCCGAAGCGAGGTTCAAGTCGATCTTCCCCGAGGAAGAAAGATACTCCCGATACTCCGACGCGAGATCGAAGATAAAGGAAGCCTCCTCTTTCGTAAACGCGCCTTTTCTCAGCGCGGCGTAGTCCTCTCTCGAAAAACCGCGCCCTTCTTTCTTCCCGAAGAGAAACCCGTAGATCTCCTTATACAGGATCTCTTCCGAGATCGCGATCTTCTTATAGCGATTCAAAAGGTTATAGTTTTTCAGGTCGCGGAGAAAGGCGGAAAAATCTCTTTCGTCCGAGAATTCCGTCTCGCCGAACGCGGCGCGGTAGGCGTCCTCGATCAGAAGATAGTCCACCTTTTCTTCGAGATACAGGATCATCCGTTTAAGCTGCGGCAACGCTTCTTCGAGCGAAGAAACGGGCGCGCCGAGAAGGGCGGTCAGCGCGACGCTTTCCGAAGCCCCGAGCTCCACTTCTCCCTTTTCCATCGAGCGCACAAGCCTTTTCAAGGCTTCGAGATAAGAATCGACTTTCTTTTTTACGTCGAGAAGCAAACCGCGGGAAAAGGTCGTGTACAGCGTCTTCCCGCCGTAACTTTCCGCCGCGGCGAAAAGGATCTTCTCGATGCAGAGATTGGTCTTTCCGCTGCCCGCGATTCCCTGAACGAGGACGTTTTTATCCTCGATCGAAAGAAGGGCGCGCTGGCGTTCGTCGGGAAGCGGGAGATCGCTTTCGAGCGCGAACACGCGATATAATTTTTCGGTCGGAAAAGAGCAAACGGGGATCCTCTCCGCATAAAACTCCGTCAGATTTTTCAAGCGCGGATCATGCGCCGCGGTCACGGGGTAAGACGCGAATTTATAAAAAACGACCGCCGATCCGCGAGACCCGCGGAAAGACGGAAACAGACGAGCGTACAAACTGACCTTTCCCCCGTGAAAGACGAAGCATCCCTCGCGAAGCCCTTGCTTCAAAGCGGCGAACGCAAGAAGCGTCAAAGTCTCGTTGACGGAAGAAAGGCGTTTGGTGGCGAGCGAAAACTCTTCCGTCTTGAAAACGGAATATTCCGTCAAATACCATTTGCCGAGACGCAAAAGCGTCCGTTCCTTGCTTTCAGCCGCCATACGATATCAGTTTGTGCGAATACGATAAAAAGTCTCTATTTGAGCGAACGGATCCGAGCGACCGTCTCGTCGATCCATTTGATTTGGAATTCGTAATACGCCACGGAATAGTTCGTGGAATACAGCCAATAAGCGGGCTTCGCCGCACTCTCCTCGGGCTCGCCGATCTCCGCGACCTGCGCCTTGACCTCTTCCATCGCCTTATAGCAGACTTCGCGATAGTTTTCGAGAAGACGAATCGCGTACTCCCGATCCACCATCGAAGAGAAGAAAAGTTTCATCAAAAGCGGATTGCGGACGACGCCGAGTTCTTCCGCGCTATCGTCTTTCAAATAGCGAATGAGTTCCGCGTTGCCCTCTTTCGTGATCGCGTACACCCTTTTATTCGGGCGGGCGTCCTGCTCGACTTTGGAAGAGACGACCCATCCGAGCTCTTCCATCTTATCGAGTTCGCGGTAGATCTGGCTTTGATTCGCCACCCAAAAATAGCTCAAAGACTCCTGAAACAGCTTGGAAAGATCGTATCCCGAAGACTTACGCAGCGTCAAAAGACCCAATAATCCGTGTTTTAACGACATAATTTTACCTTTTCCTTATCAAGTGTGTAGGACTATTATATTACACAAGTTAGTATCCGTCAATCCCTTTTTCCAAGATTTGGAGCCGAAAAGCAAAGGCTTTTTCATTTATAATAGATCGTGGTGCTTATGAAACGAACGATTTCCCTATTTGTCGCGATCACCGCGATCTTCTTTTTTCTCTTTTCTTTTTTCGGCTGCGCGCCCGATCTTTCGGCGGGTCCGCCGCCCTTTTGCGAGGAAAGATCCACTTCGCGCGGTGAAGCGATCGAAGACGCGATCGCTCCCGATCGGATCGAACCGACGGACGAAAACCCGCCCAAAGAAACGTCCGAAGAAACAACCGAAAACCCGATCGAAGACGCGGAACCGACCGAACCCGAAACGCGAGAGGAAGGACCGAGCGAAGAGCGGCGATCGGAAGAAAAGTCTCCCGCTCCCGCCGAACCCGCGTTCTCCTTCTCTTATCCCGAAAGCTCTTACGCGCCCTACGAAGCCGCGGTCGCGACCGCAAGCGTCAACGTCCGAAAAGGCGCGGGGACGAATTACGCCGCGTTTGCGTCGCTCCCCGCGGGGCGATCCCTTCCCTATCTTTGGGAAGAAGGGGGCTGGTTCGCGGTTTGGACGGGAGAGCGCGTCGGCTATCTTTCGAGCGCATACGCCTTCCGCGCGAAAACGAACCGCGTGATCGAGCGCGTCGTCGAAGCCGGGCTGGAAAAACTCGGCACGCCCTATGAGTGGGGCGCGCCGCGCGTCCTCGCGGGCGGGAAAGAAAACCCCTACTTTACGGGGAAGTCCTTCGATTGCTCCTCGTTCGTTCAATACTGCTTTTACATAGGCGCGGGCGTAAAGCTCGGCGATTACACGGGCAGTCAAGCGGATTTCACCGTGGGGAAGACGATCCGCGATTACGCTTCCCTTTCTCGCGGCGACATCTATTTCACAGGCGCGAACGGAAAGATCTCGCACGTCGTTCTTTATCTCGGA
This portion of the Clostridia bacterium genome encodes:
- a CDS encoding bifunctional (p)ppGpp synthetase/guanosine-3',5'-bis(diphosphate) 3'-pyrophosphohydrolase, with amino-acid sequence MTKVLLNENDLIEKVKKNYSASQCEQILSAFEFAKSAHDGQLRLSGEPYFVHPCHVANILIDLGMDASSVAAGFLHDVIEDTSFTREDVVARFGEEVASLVEGVTKLNKLQFKSKEQAQAENLRKMLLAMAKDVRVIIIKFADRLHNMRSLAFKPEEAQKSIAKETMEIYAPLAARLGMSQVKGELEDLAMRYLYPKEYYDLVNLIASKKEERETFVRTVSAELSAKLDEMHIKYEINGRAKHFYSIYRKMLRQNSSIDQIYDLVAVRIIVESVKDCYNVLGVVHSMWTPLPGRFKDYIATPKANKYQSLHTTVLNSYGAPFEVQIRTKEMHRLAEYGIAAHWKYKDGQRDKTLDEKIECIREVMALHEGDVEDSKEYINALKTEMFNDEVFVFTPQGDVKNLPVGSTVVDFAYAIHSDVGNKCIGGKINMKIVPLSTKLKTGDIVEITTGPNAKPSRDWLRFVASSSTKARIRQYFKRTLREENIRIGRDMLIAACKRAGYSAKELMVDSWIYETAEKQSFSSAEDVLAAVGYGELKTKQIIDKLVHRYQQTVPKEQQLKPQTAKRAKSESGVLIDGEDGMQIHMCKCCNPLPGDDIIGYVTRGRGINVHRADCVNVATLEKDRLIKAEWSGVAAGKFSASLTVFATSTSAINQVTEVFIGMGIDLSQMNASVDKDKNVKIEVTVELADREELTAVKNKLAAIKTVTDVKRG
- a CDS encoding PadR family transcriptional regulator; this translates as MSLKHGLLGLLTLRKSSGYDLSKLFQESLSYFWVANQSQIYRELDKMEELGWVVSSKVEQDARPNKRVYAITKEGNAELIRYLKDDSAEELGVVRNPLLMKLFFSSMVDREYAIRLLENYREVCYKAMEEVKAQVAEIGEPEESAAKPAYWLYSTNYSVAYYEFQIKWIDETVARIRSLK
- a CDS encoding C40 family peptidase is translated as MKRTISLFVAITAIFFFLFSFFGCAPDLSAGPPPFCEERSTSRGEAIEDAIAPDRIEPTDENPPKETSEETTENPIEDAEPTEPETREEGPSEERRSEEKSPAPAEPAFSFSYPESSYAPYEAAVATASVNVRKGAGTNYAAFASLPAGRSLPYLWEEGGWFAVWTGERVGYLSSAYAFRAKTNRVIERVVEAGLEKLGTPYEWGAPRVLAGGKENPYFTGKSFDCSSFVQYCFYIGAGVKLGDYTGSQADFTVGKTIRDYASLSRGDIYFTGANGKISHVVLYLGGGRLLQCYSANGGPVSLTKDENWKKRFISGRRVDPTVIEQFR